The following proteins are co-located in the Micromonospora coriariae genome:
- a CDS encoding SUMF1/EgtB/PvdO family nonheme iron enzyme — MSFNPYVPRPIDRPTEVPLGGHADLTTLDEAKIFAAPTDPADWPAWREQLTRWRADARERIGYSGAHYDEIPGDCFSVCLAWLWDEALYDHERGVFTVDEFLDAAARDFGGFDGVVLWHAYPVIGLDDRNQFDWYRDVPELPEVVRAFQERGVRVFIDYNPWDTGTRREPGSDAEEVAALAGKLGVDGVFLDTLKEGAGELRAALDAVRPGMVLEGESRVPLARIADHAMSWAQWFADSEVPGVLRAKWFERRHVLHHTRRWHRDHLDELHSAWLNGVGVLVWESVFGVWVGWNDRDRAVLRAMRRVQTSHAAWLRAEDWVPLADHPGTGQVYASRWTHQGKPLWTVVNRGADHDGPWLITEARPGRRFVDLVTGAELDVTETGDGRLAVGGPLPASAIAAVAMTGAAVQRHEPPTGDPSFPARAAVRVRTPWAPRQQLPRGMAAVEAGRRDIVVRHRVRETGLYGEAPYVDEWKPLPPRLHHTGTLRRSIRLGRYAIATHEVTHGEYAEFLRATGYRPVRPERFTAGQGPAHAPVTGVELVDARAYATWAGLRLPTEDEWQVAAEAGLLVRREPLVWNLTESEHSDGRTRFAILKGGADHRADGSDWYLDGGPQSADVSVKLLLTGAGLTRSDQVGFRCAVDLVPDSRVAPDATEVTR, encoded by the coding sequence GTGAGCTTCAACCCGTACGTCCCGCGCCCGATCGACCGGCCGACCGAGGTGCCGCTCGGCGGACACGCCGACCTCACCACTCTGGACGAGGCGAAGATCTTCGCCGCGCCGACCGACCCGGCCGACTGGCCGGCCTGGCGGGAGCAGCTCACCCGCTGGCGGGCCGACGCCCGCGAGCGCATCGGCTACAGCGGCGCGCACTACGACGAGATCCCCGGCGACTGCTTCAGCGTCTGCCTGGCGTGGCTCTGGGACGAGGCGCTCTACGACCACGAGCGCGGCGTCTTCACGGTCGACGAGTTCCTCGACGCGGCCGCACGGGACTTCGGCGGCTTCGACGGGGTGGTGCTCTGGCACGCGTACCCGGTCATCGGCCTGGACGACCGCAACCAGTTCGACTGGTACCGGGACGTGCCGGAGCTGCCCGAGGTGGTGCGGGCGTTCCAGGAGCGGGGGGTGCGGGTCTTCATCGACTACAACCCGTGGGACACCGGCACCCGCCGCGAGCCGGGCAGCGACGCCGAGGAGGTCGCGGCCCTGGCCGGCAAACTCGGTGTCGACGGGGTCTTCCTGGACACCCTGAAGGAGGGCGCCGGGGAGCTGCGCGCCGCGTTGGACGCCGTCCGCCCCGGCATGGTCCTCGAAGGTGAGAGCCGGGTTCCGCTGGCCCGGATCGCCGACCACGCGATGTCGTGGGCGCAGTGGTTCGCCGACTCCGAGGTCCCCGGAGTGCTGCGGGCGAAGTGGTTCGAACGGCGGCACGTGCTGCACCACACCCGGCGCTGGCACCGCGACCACCTCGACGAGTTGCACTCCGCCTGGCTCAACGGCGTCGGGGTGCTGGTGTGGGAGAGCGTCTTCGGGGTCTGGGTCGGCTGGAACGACCGGGACCGGGCGGTGCTGCGCGCGATGCGCCGGGTGCAGACCAGCCACGCCGCGTGGTTGCGCGCCGAGGACTGGGTCCCGCTCGCCGACCATCCCGGCACGGGCCAGGTGTACGCGTCCCGCTGGACGCACCAAGGCAAGCCACTGTGGACGGTGGTGAACCGGGGCGCGGACCACGACGGACCGTGGCTGATCACCGAGGCCCGGCCCGGCCGGCGCTTCGTGGACCTGGTCACCGGCGCCGAGCTGGACGTCACCGAGACCGGTGACGGGCGGCTGGCGGTGGGCGGTCCGCTGCCGGCCAGCGCCATCGCCGCCGTGGCGATGACCGGCGCCGCCGTCCAGCGGCACGAGCCACCCACCGGCGACCCGTCCTTCCCCGCCCGCGCCGCGGTGCGCGTGCGGACCCCGTGGGCGCCCCGGCAGCAGCTGCCGCGAGGCATGGCAGCCGTCGAGGCCGGCCGGCGGGACATCGTCGTCCGGCACCGCGTACGGGAGACCGGGCTGTACGGCGAGGCGCCCTACGTCGACGAGTGGAAGCCACTGCCGCCCCGGCTGCACCACACCGGCACGCTGCGGCGCAGCATCCGGCTCGGCCGGTACGCCATCGCCACCCACGAGGTCACCCACGGCGAGTACGCCGAGTTCCTGCGGGCCACCGGCTACCGACCGGTGCGCCCCGAGCGGTTCACCGCGGGGCAGGGCCCGGCCCATGCCCCGGTCACCGGGGTGGAGTTGGTCGACGCCCGGGCGTACGCGACGTGGGCCGGGCTGCGGCTGCCCACCGAAGACGAGTGGCAGGTGGCCGCCGAGGCGGGGCTGCTCGTACGCCGGGAACCGCTGGTGTGGAACCTGACCGAGAGCGAGCACTCCGACGGGCGCACCCGGTTCGCCATCCTCAAGGGTGGCGCGGACCACCGGGCCGACGGCTCCGACTGGTACCTCGACGGCGGCCCCCAGTCGGCGGACGTCTCGGTGAAGCTGCTGCTCACCGGCGCCGGGCTCACCCGCTCCGACCAGGTGGGCTTCCGCTGCGCCGTGGACCTGGTGCCCGACTCCCGTGTGGCACCCGACGCGACGGAGGTGACCCGGTGA
- a CDS encoding CaiB/BaiF CoA transferase family protein gives MTAPLDGIKVVDLATLFAGPLAAAFLGDFGADVLKVEHPTKPDPSRGHGPARDGVGLWWKVLGRNKRTVTLNLSDPDGAALLRRLLADADVLVENFRPGTLERWGLGPAELHAVNPRLVITRISGFGQVGPYARRPGFGTLAEAMSGFAAATGEPDGPPTLPPFGLADSVTALAAAYAVMLALRARDTTGTGQVVDLAIIEPIMAMLGPQITWYDQLGYIQPRLGNRSNNNAPRNTYRCADGRWVAVSTSAQSIAERVLRLVGRPELIDEPWFATGSGRAAHADELDAAVSAWVAKRDRDEVVTAFEAAQAAVAPVYDVRDILADPQYAALGTVRSVPDEELGEVRMQNVPFRLTDTPGEIRHAGRRHGQDTDAVFGALGLNADELAALRERGVL, from the coding sequence GTGACCGCGCCCCTGGACGGGATCAAGGTCGTCGACCTGGCCACCCTCTTCGCCGGGCCGCTCGCCGCCGCGTTCCTCGGCGACTTCGGCGCCGACGTGCTCAAGGTGGAGCACCCCACCAAGCCGGACCCGTCGCGGGGGCACGGCCCGGCCCGGGACGGCGTCGGCCTCTGGTGGAAGGTGCTCGGCCGCAACAAGCGGACCGTCACCCTCAACCTGTCCGACCCGGACGGCGCCGCGCTGCTGCGCCGCCTGCTCGCCGACGCCGACGTGCTGGTGGAGAACTTCCGCCCCGGCACGCTGGAGCGGTGGGGACTCGGCCCGGCCGAGCTGCACGCCGTCAACCCCCGGCTGGTCATCACCCGGATCAGCGGCTTCGGGCAGGTCGGCCCGTACGCCCGCCGGCCCGGCTTCGGCACCCTCGCCGAGGCGATGAGCGGCTTCGCCGCGGCCACCGGGGAACCGGACGGTCCACCGACCCTGCCCCCGTTCGGGCTGGCCGACTCGGTGACAGCGCTCGCCGCCGCGTACGCGGTGATGCTGGCCCTGCGCGCCCGGGACACCACCGGCACCGGGCAGGTGGTGGACCTCGCCATCATCGAGCCGATCATGGCGATGCTCGGCCCGCAGATCACCTGGTACGACCAGCTCGGCTACATCCAGCCCCGGCTGGGCAACCGGTCCAACAACAATGCCCCGCGCAACACGTACCGGTGCGCGGACGGGCGCTGGGTGGCCGTCTCCACAAGTGCGCAGAGCATCGCCGAGCGGGTGCTGCGGCTGGTCGGCCGACCCGAACTGATCGACGAGCCGTGGTTCGCCACCGGCAGCGGTCGGGCCGCCCACGCCGACGAGCTGGACGCCGCGGTGAGCGCCTGGGTGGCGAAGCGGGACCGCGACGAGGTGGTGACCGCGTTCGAGGCGGCGCAGGCGGCGGTCGCGCCGGTCTACGACGTGCGGGACATCCTGGCCGACCCGCAGTACGCGGCGCTGGGCACCGTGCGCAGCGTCCCGGACGAGGAGTTGGGTGAGGTGCGGATGCAGAACGTGCCGTTCCGGCTCACCGACACTCCGGGGGAGATCCGGCACGCCGGCCGGCGACACGGCCAGGACACCGACGCGGTCTTCGGCGCGCTCGGCCTGAACGCCGACGAGCTGGCCGCACTGCGCGAGCGGGGAGTGCTCTGA
- a CDS encoding HpcH/HpaI aldolase/citrate lyase family protein: MLLSWLYVPGDRPDRFAKAVASGADAVILDLEDAVVAGRKAYARDAVAEFLAETHQVPVQVRVNELTGPDVDADLAAVSGRPGLAGLRLPKVESSATVAALADRVNVPLHPLVESALGLEAAYPIASAHPAVASIGLGEADLRSDLGVNDDDGLLWARGRVVVAARAAGLVPPAMSVFADVTDVAGLAASCAVGRRLGFLGRAAIHPRQLPVIVEAFRPADREVARAAELLAAVAEALRRDSGTVVLPDGRFADRAMVAAARRTVDLAARYAA; this comes from the coding sequence ATGCTGCTCAGCTGGCTCTACGTGCCCGGCGACCGCCCGGACCGGTTCGCCAAGGCGGTCGCCTCGGGTGCCGACGCGGTCATCCTCGACCTGGAGGACGCCGTCGTCGCCGGGCGCAAGGCGTACGCCCGGGACGCGGTCGCCGAGTTCCTCGCCGAGACGCACCAGGTGCCGGTGCAGGTTCGGGTCAACGAGCTGACCGGGCCGGACGTCGACGCCGACCTGGCCGCGGTGTCCGGTCGACCCGGACTGGCCGGGTTGCGGCTGCCGAAGGTGGAGTCGTCCGCGACGGTGGCGGCGCTCGCCGACCGGGTGAACGTGCCGCTGCACCCACTGGTCGAGTCGGCGCTCGGGCTGGAGGCCGCGTACCCGATCGCTTCCGCCCACCCCGCGGTGGCCTCGATCGGTCTCGGCGAGGCCGACCTGCGCTCCGACCTCGGGGTGAACGACGACGACGGGCTGCTCTGGGCGCGCGGCCGGGTGGTGGTGGCGGCCCGCGCCGCGGGCCTGGTCCCGCCGGCGATGTCGGTGTTCGCCGATGTCACCGACGTCGCCGGTCTGGCCGCCTCCTGCGCCGTCGGGCGGCGGCTCGGCTTCCTCGGCCGCGCGGCGATCCACCCGCGTCAGCTGCCGGTGATCGTCGAGGCGTTCCGGCCCGCCGACCGGGAGGTGGCCCGCGCTGCGGAGCTGCTGGCCGCCGTGGCCGAGGCGCTGCGACGGGATTCGGGAACCGTGGTGCTGCCCGACGGCCGTTTCGCCGACCGGGCGATGGTCGCCGCCGCCCGGCGCACCGTGGACCTGGCCGCCCGCTACGCCGCCTGA
- a CDS encoding DUF305 domain-containing protein: MRALVAAPPTLLIAVLLVAGCAAGSSDPAGTTAPTAVAPPSVAAPVSTAGPFSPTDTAWLQLTVAMAERVLPVLDLVPARTTDPAWRRLAAQVEATHRADLTVSRRLLGSSGAPATNPHEGHDMPGMISADELAALRSATGKAFQRLLAGHLRAHLTQAVRIAAAEQRGGVHPETIALAAAVVRAGTTDLARLDRLDPGVDEIRGSMPVICLTRPSTATGEHTAGDAQAA; encoded by the coding sequence ATGCGAGCCCTCGTCGCCGCACCACCCACGCTGCTCATCGCCGTCCTGCTCGTCGCCGGGTGCGCTGCCGGGTCATCGGACCCGGCCGGCACCACCGCGCCGACGGCGGTCGCGCCGCCGAGCGTCGCGGCACCCGTGAGTACGGCAGGACCGTTCAGCCCGACCGACACCGCCTGGCTCCAGCTGACGGTGGCGATGGCCGAACGGGTGCTGCCGGTGCTCGACCTGGTGCCCGCCCGGACCACCGACCCGGCCTGGCGGCGCCTGGCCGCCCAGGTCGAGGCGACCCACCGCGCCGACCTGACCGTGTCGCGTCGGCTGCTGGGCAGCTCTGGTGCGCCGGCGACGAACCCGCACGAGGGCCACGACATGCCTGGCATGATCAGCGCCGACGAGTTGGCGGCGCTGCGGTCGGCCACCGGGAAGGCGTTCCAGCGGCTGCTCGCCGGGCACCTGCGTGCGCACCTGACGCAGGCGGTCCGGATCGCCGCCGCGGAGCAGCGGGGCGGCGTACACCCGGAGACCATCGCGTTGGCCGCGGCCGTGGTCCGGGCCGGCACCACCGACCTCGCGCGCCTCGACCGGCTCGACCCCGGGGTGGACGAAATCCGGGGGTCCATGCCGGTGATCTGCCTGACCAGGCCATCGACCGCCACCGGGGAACACACGGCCGGCGACGCTCAGGCGGCGTAG
- a CDS encoding DUF1996 domain-containing protein, with translation MDRAAPLSGIPRRLRLATAIGALLALLGTYMVSTTARADAAPGVNVIRVAEFPADCTYSHRLPDDPIIFPGLPGASHMHSFFGSTVTNAHTTLPDLVNSPTTCNPRTDVSSYWVPTLYNNNVPVEPAISTFYYLGEGVRADVVAATQPIPQGLRIVAGNAKAAGPNESIARWSCLHAGQVPPSKNFVTCPAGTMLESYLDFPQCWNGRDLDSPDHKSHMAYPVNQACPATHPVHVPKLRQVLRYPVNGNPAQFRLASGPGYTMHGDFFNAWPVAEMARRVQDCIRPVIKCGHDGRPI, from the coding sequence ATGGACAGGGCCGCACCCCTCTCCGGCATCCCCCGCCGGCTGCGCCTCGCCACGGCGATCGGTGCCCTGCTGGCACTACTCGGCACGTACATGGTCTCCACCACGGCCCGGGCCGACGCCGCCCCGGGCGTCAACGTCATCCGGGTCGCGGAGTTCCCCGCCGACTGCACGTACAGCCACCGGCTGCCGGACGACCCGATCATCTTTCCCGGGCTGCCCGGGGCCTCGCACATGCACAGCTTCTTCGGCAGCACGGTGACGAACGCCCACACCACGCTTCCCGACCTGGTCAACTCGCCAACCACCTGCAATCCGCGGACGGATGTGTCGTCGTACTGGGTGCCCACCCTGTACAACAACAACGTTCCGGTCGAGCCGGCCATCTCCACGTTCTACTACCTGGGTGAGGGCGTGCGCGCCGATGTCGTCGCGGCCACCCAGCCCATCCCGCAGGGGCTGCGGATCGTGGCGGGCAACGCCAAGGCGGCCGGGCCGAACGAGAGCATCGCCCGCTGGTCCTGCCTGCACGCGGGCCAGGTGCCGCCGTCGAAGAACTTCGTCACCTGCCCGGCCGGGACGATGCTGGAGTCGTACCTGGACTTCCCGCAGTGCTGGAACGGCCGCGACCTGGACTCGCCCGACCACAAGAGCCACATGGCGTACCCGGTGAATCAGGCCTGCCCGGCGACGCACCCGGTGCACGTGCCGAAGCTGCGGCAGGTGCTGCGGTACCCGGTCAACGGCAACCCCGCGCAGTTCCGGTTGGCCTCCGGGCCGGGCTACACCATGCACGGCGACTTCTTCAACGCCTGGCCGGTGGCGGAGATGGCGCGGCGCGTCCAGGACTGCATCCGTCCGGTGATCAAGTGCGGGCACGACGGTCGACCGATCTGA
- a CDS encoding C39 family peptidase: protein MRTDLIRKTALTAAGLAFTGGAIAGPVTAAYAASDAKPTTQTQSDRKPAGERQLGVRYEAQPNFYYCGPAATRNALSVQGKDISVDAMAKEMGTTEAGTNSINDITPVLNKETGKNNAYHSVEISSPNADDKQTDTLRADVVRTVNDGRAVVANIAGTSTDTDGAMHSFEGGHYISVVGYRDGGNIVKIADSADANTASYEVTIEHLADWIATRGYATS from the coding sequence ATGCGTACCGATCTGATCCGCAAGACCGCCCTGACCGCTGCCGGCCTCGCGTTCACCGGCGGCGCCATCGCCGGCCCCGTCACCGCCGCCTACGCCGCGTCGGACGCCAAGCCGACCACCCAGACCCAGAGCGACCGTAAGCCCGCCGGTGAGCGTCAGCTCGGCGTGCGCTACGAGGCGCAGCCCAACTTCTACTACTGCGGCCCCGCCGCCACGCGTAACGCCCTGTCCGTGCAGGGCAAGGACATCAGCGTGGACGCCATGGCCAAGGAGATGGGCACCACCGAGGCCGGCACCAACTCCATCAACGACATCACCCCGGTGCTGAACAAGGAGACCGGCAAGAACAACGCCTACCACTCGGTCGAGATCAGCAGCCCCAACGCTGACGACAAGCAGACCGACACCCTGCGCGCCGACGTCGTGCGCACCGTCAACGACGGCCGGGCCGTGGTCGCGAACATCGCCGGCACCAGCACCGACACCGACGGCGCGATGCACTCCTTCGAGGGCGGGCACTACATCAGCGTCGTGGGCTACCGCGACGGCGGCAACATCGTCAAGATCGCCGACTCCGCCGATGCCAACACCGCCTCCTACGAGGTCACCATCGAGCACCTCGCCGACTGGATCGCCACCCGCGGCTACGCCACCAGCTGA
- a CDS encoding Xaa-Pro dipeptidyl-peptidase → MRRPRHLALLSVGVSGALVLSAAPAATAAPPTAATPTGIVVSDGMTQPVFSLADAIEERVFVQTPVDTDHDGRLDRVAIDISRPRETATQGFKVPVIFEHSPYRKGTWGDVPYPSVLVDDLPQNGLTDRSGRRALDAGAQRAQAKANLPGSLDDYYVPRGYAVVLGQSVGTGDSDGCPTSGDQAETLGTKAVIDWLNGRAKGYDANGAAITAGWTTGAVGMTGVSYNGTLPNQVATTGVRGLKTIVPVSAISSWYDYYRANGLVVAPGTFQGEDTDILAQYTAGQARAEGPCADEIAKITEEQDRVTGDYSKFWQDRDYLDARDVEASVFVVHGLNDWNVKTEHFAGWWDELAKRHVPRKIWLHQGGHGGPGSNASVTLPDGRTWTYKQTENRWFDFWLWNVRNGIMDEPTAVLQREDRAYTTYANWPDPAARTVALRFAATDVTSPGALTSGKSPKARVEQGFVDEGRTIHPDTLVANPDTASPNRLAYRSPALTQNVRISGRPEMRLRMAIDNKPDANLTAYLVDYGPVGSTAAPTVVTRGWMDPQNRKGPARTEPVKQGKLYDYRWTLEPKDYIFPAGHRIGVVVFSSDQEYTLLPAGGTELRVAPNDSELRLPVVGGRGVLGF, encoded by the coding sequence ATGCGTCGACCCCGCCATCTGGCACTGCTCAGCGTCGGTGTGTCCGGCGCACTGGTCCTCAGCGCAGCACCGGCGGCGACGGCTGCCCCACCCACGGCGGCCACACCCACCGGCATCGTGGTCAGCGACGGCATGACGCAGCCGGTGTTCTCGCTCGCCGACGCGATCGAGGAGCGGGTGTTCGTCCAGACCCCTGTCGACACCGACCACGACGGCCGCCTCGATCGGGTGGCGATCGACATCTCCCGGCCCCGGGAGACCGCCACCCAGGGCTTCAAGGTGCCGGTCATCTTCGAGCACAGCCCGTACCGCAAGGGCACCTGGGGCGACGTGCCCTACCCGAGCGTGCTGGTCGACGACCTGCCGCAGAACGGCCTGACCGACCGTTCCGGGCGCCGGGCGCTCGACGCGGGAGCCCAGCGGGCGCAGGCGAAGGCCAACCTGCCCGGCTCGCTCGACGACTACTACGTGCCGCGGGGGTACGCGGTGGTGCTCGGCCAGAGCGTCGGCACCGGCGACTCCGACGGCTGCCCGACCAGCGGCGACCAGGCCGAGACGCTCGGCACCAAGGCGGTCATCGACTGGCTGAACGGCCGGGCCAAGGGGTACGACGCGAACGGCGCAGCGATCACCGCCGGCTGGACCACCGGCGCGGTCGGCATGACCGGCGTCTCCTACAACGGGACGCTGCCCAACCAGGTGGCCACCACCGGCGTCCGGGGCCTCAAGACCATCGTGCCGGTCTCCGCGATCAGCAGCTGGTACGACTACTACCGCGCCAACGGTCTGGTCGTCGCCCCCGGAACGTTCCAGGGCGAGGACACCGACATCCTGGCCCAGTACACCGCCGGGCAGGCACGAGCCGAGGGGCCCTGCGCCGACGAGATCGCGAAGATCACCGAGGAGCAGGACCGGGTCACCGGCGACTACTCGAAGTTCTGGCAGGACCGTGACTACCTCGACGCCCGGGACGTGGAGGCGAGCGTCTTCGTGGTGCACGGCCTCAACGACTGGAACGTGAAGACCGAGCACTTCGCCGGCTGGTGGGACGAGCTCGCCAAGCGCCACGTACCGCGCAAGATCTGGCTGCACCAGGGCGGGCACGGCGGCCCGGGCAGCAACGCGTCGGTGACCCTGCCGGACGGGCGGACGTGGACGTACAAGCAGACCGAGAACCGCTGGTTCGACTTCTGGCTGTGGAACGTGCGCAACGGAATCATGGACGAGCCGACCGCGGTGCTGCAGCGGGAGGACCGGGCCTACACCACGTACGCCAACTGGCCCGACCCGGCCGCCCGTACGGTCGCACTGCGGTTCGCCGCCACCGACGTGACCTCCCCGGGGGCACTCACCTCGGGCAAGTCGCCGAAGGCGCGGGTCGAGCAGGGCTTCGTCGACGAGGGCCGGACCATCCACCCGGACACGCTGGTGGCCAATCCGGACACCGCCAGCCCGAACCGGCTCGCCTACCGCTCCCCCGCGCTGACCCAGAACGTCCGCATCTCCGGACGCCCGGAGATGCGGCTGCGGATGGCGATCGACAACAAGCCGGACGCGAACCTCACCGCGTACCTGGTCGACTATGGCCCGGTCGGCTCAACCGCCGCGCCGACCGTGGTGACCCGGGGCTGGATGGACCCGCAGAACCGCAAGGGCCCGGCCCGCACCGAGCCGGTGAAGCAGGGCAAGCTGTACGACTACCGGTGGACCCTGGAGCCGAAGGACTACATCTTCCCGGCGGGCCACCGGATCGGCGTGGTCGTCTTCTCCAGTGACCAGGAGTACACCCTGCTGCCGGCCGGTGGCACCGAGCTGCGGGTCGCGCCGAACGACAGCGAGCTGCGGCTGCCGGTGGTCGGGGGGCGCGGCGTACTCGGGTTCTGA
- a CDS encoding helix-turn-helix domain-containing protein: MLGDRLRDLRQQHSLTLRQLATAADVSPALLSQIENGATDPSLSTLRKLAQVFDTSIAELFSEPEAPPVHVSRVGARTRLAAPPGQITYERLTPGRGDLEVLQAHLAPGDASSAEPWAHPSTECAIVVTGEVVAEIGGESYTLTAGESVTFDSRLAHLYRNASKQRAHLIIAVTPPTP, encoded by the coding sequence ATGCTCGGTGACCGACTCCGCGACCTGCGTCAGCAGCACTCCCTCACGCTGCGTCAGCTCGCCACAGCCGCCGACGTGTCCCCCGCGCTGCTGAGCCAGATCGAGAACGGCGCGACCGACCCCAGCCTGTCCACCCTGCGCAAACTCGCCCAGGTCTTCGACACCTCGATCGCGGAGCTGTTCTCCGAGCCCGAGGCGCCGCCGGTGCACGTCAGCCGGGTCGGCGCCCGCACCCGACTGGCGGCTCCCCCCGGCCAGATCACCTACGAGCGGCTCACCCCCGGCCGCGGTGACCTCGAGGTGCTTCAGGCACACCTCGCCCCCGGTGACGCCAGCTCGGCCGAACCGTGGGCCCACCCGTCGACCGAGTGCGCGATCGTCGTCACCGGCGAGGTCGTCGCCGAGATCGGCGGCGAGTCCTACACCCTCACCGCCGGCGAGTCGGTCACCTTCGACTCACGTCTGGCGCACCTCTACCGCAACGCCAGCAAGCAACGCGCTCACCTGATCATCGCGGTGACGCCACCCACCCCCTGA
- a CDS encoding ABC transporter substrate-binding protein, translating into MSVSPRRLLAGASALATLAVLSVSACSAGGSGGNANGAAKTLTVNTSFVLKTLDPGRVYEATGLTAVHALYDTLLTFKGSDVSKPTPALAESYEASPDAKTFTFKLRQGVTFADGSPLTADDVVFSLNRLKNIKASPAVTVSGLTVTKTDDSTVVVASATPDPNIPVVLSMPSTAVLNSKAAREHGARDAADAAQSDTAQQYLDTNSLGSGPYVLKSYDPSAQVVLEANPKYWGAKPQFARVVLRNMDAQTQKLTMQRAEAAEISLDISGKLLDGLPGGLQTSGVQDTVYFLFLNADPAVSKVTSNPKFNQALRAAIDYQGIAALYGKGAAPGAGLVAPAFPGALPAGEESKRDVAKARALLAEAGLTNPAVKFNYPAITYKGVDLGTVATKVQGDAAEAGIKLELNPQPLTTFLDEMRGGKSPLGFTPQSLNYPVADSLINNMAPGQATALRSGWTVERADPAIVAAGKKVTATLDLAGRAAAMQEWQRLMNASSPYLVLASNSSMVVATTDLTGADYTAAGWQVDLAAVGRK; encoded by the coding sequence ATGTCGGTGTCCCCCCGCCGGCTCCTCGCCGGAGCGTCCGCTCTGGCGACGCTGGCCGTCCTCTCCGTCAGCGCCTGCAGCGCCGGCGGCAGTGGTGGAAACGCGAACGGTGCGGCCAAGACCCTCACCGTGAACACGTCGTTCGTGCTCAAGACCCTCGACCCCGGCCGGGTCTACGAGGCGACCGGCCTGACCGCCGTGCACGCCCTCTACGACACGCTGCTCACCTTCAAGGGCTCGGACGTGAGCAAGCCGACGCCCGCGCTGGCCGAGTCGTACGAGGCGTCGCCGGACGCCAAGACCTTCACCTTCAAGCTCCGGCAGGGCGTGACGTTCGCCGACGGCAGCCCGCTCACCGCCGACGACGTCGTCTTCTCACTCAACCGCCTGAAGAACATCAAGGCCAGCCCGGCGGTCACCGTCAGTGGCCTGACCGTGACGAAGACCGACGACAGTACAGTCGTGGTCGCCTCGGCCACCCCCGACCCGAACATCCCGGTGGTGCTGTCGATGCCGTCGACCGCGGTGCTCAACTCGAAGGCCGCGAGGGAGCACGGCGCCCGGGACGCCGCCGACGCCGCGCAGAGCGACACCGCGCAGCAGTACCTGGACACCAACTCCCTCGGCAGCGGCCCGTACGTGCTGAAGTCGTACGACCCGTCAGCGCAGGTGGTGCTGGAGGCCAACCCGAAGTACTGGGGAGCCAAGCCCCAGTTCGCCCGGGTGGTGCTGCGCAACATGGACGCGCAGACCCAGAAGCTGACCATGCAGCGCGCCGAGGCCGCCGAGATCTCCCTGGACATCTCCGGCAAACTCCTCGACGGACTGCCAGGTGGTCTGCAGACCTCCGGGGTGCAGGACACTGTCTACTTCCTCTTCCTCAACGCCGACCCGGCCGTGTCGAAGGTGACCTCCAACCCGAAGTTCAACCAGGCACTGCGCGCCGCCATCGACTACCAGGGGATCGCCGCCCTGTACGGCAAGGGCGCCGCCCCCGGAGCCGGGCTGGTCGCGCCCGCCTTCCCGGGCGCGCTGCCGGCCGGCGAGGAGTCCAAGCGGGACGTGGCCAAGGCCAGGGCGCTGCTCGCCGAGGCCGGCCTGACCAACCCCGCTGTGAAGTTCAACTACCCGGCCATCACGTACAAGGGGGTCGACCTCGGCACGGTGGCCACCAAGGTGCAGGGAGACGCCGCCGAGGCCGGCATCAAGCTGGAGCTGAACCCGCAGCCGCTCACCACGTTCCTCGACGAGATGCGCGGCGGGAAATCTCCCCTCGGGTTCACCCCGCAGAGCCTGAACTACCCGGTCGCCGACTCGCTGATCAACAACATGGCACCCGGGCAGGCCACAGCGCTGCGCTCGGGCTGGACCGTCGAGCGGGCCGACCCGGCGATCGTGGCCGCCGGCAAGAAGGTCACCGCGACCCTCGACCTGGCCGGTCGGGCCGCCGCCATGCAGGAGTGGCAGCGGCTGATGAACGCGTCCTCGCCGTACCTCGTGCTGGCCAGCAACTCCTCCATGGTCGTGGCGACCACCGACCTGACCGGGGCGGACTACACCGCCGCCGGCTGGCAGGTGGACCTCGCCGCGGTCGGCCGCAAGTAG